In the Candidatus Electrothrix rattekaaiensis genome, one interval contains:
- a CDS encoding ElyC/SanA/YdcF family protein → MIEFVRFLVPFLAPLPIGVFCILVTLFCLLFGLRKIAFLSLLMTLCLFLAFGYGLPARQQVEKLERKYTSLDIEKISEKEQREIRFVVVLGSANTTDPAIPESNQLNTASLYRLVEGIRIQRQLPRTFLILSGGINQDPRANAAVARRVAESLGVDSGRLVTEERPRDTAEEAEMLQPMLKDMPFILVTSAAHMERAMKLFQEAGTHPIAAPTDFLIKKNNQLSASSFVPTCQNLGLSQQMIYEWAAQAWNVIKRLMP, encoded by the coding sequence ATGATTGAATTTGTTCGCTTTCTGGTGCCTTTTCTCGCGCCTCTGCCCATAGGCGTGTTCTGTATTTTGGTGACGCTGTTTTGTTTACTTTTTGGTTTGCGTAAGATAGCGTTCCTCTCTTTGTTGATGACCCTTTGTCTTTTTCTTGCCTTTGGATACGGCCTGCCTGCACGACAGCAGGTAGAAAAATTGGAGAGAAAATATACTTCGTTAGATATCGAAAAAATTTCAGAAAAGGAGCAGCGTGAGATACGCTTTGTTGTTGTGCTCGGGAGTGCAAACACCACTGACCCTGCTATCCCGGAAAGTAATCAACTGAATACGGCCTCCTTATACCGATTGGTCGAGGGTATCCGTATCCAACGGCAACTTCCACGGACCTTTCTGATTCTCAGCGGAGGAATAAATCAGGATCCCCGAGCCAATGCCGCAGTAGCGCGTAGGGTCGCTGAATCACTGGGAGTGGACAGCGGACGACTGGTCACTGAAGAGCGGCCTCGCGACACCGCAGAAGAGGCGGAAATGCTGCAACCCATGCTCAAAGATATGCCTTTTATTTTGGTGACCTCTGCCGCGCATATGGAACGAGCTATGAAGTTGTTCCAGGAGGCAGGTACGCACCCCATCGCCGCACCAACGGATTTTCTTATCAAAAAAAATAATCAGCTCTCTGCATCGTCCTTTGTGCCCACCTGTCAAAATTTGGGCCTTTCACAGCAGATGATCTATGAATGGGCAGCTCAGGCTTGGAATGTTATCAAGCGACTGATGCCGTAA
- the argJ gene encoding bifunctional glutamate N-acetyltransferase/amino-acid acetyltransferase ArgJ produces the protein MKVKGFTAAAVQAGIRYQDRLDLGLIYSEIPAVTVGMFTTNIVQAAPVVLGKKRLLNGKAQAVLVNSGNANACTGEQGMKATLYTGSLVANALGIDEELVQIASTGVIGEQLNIEPFVQAVPRLVASLKEDGFDDLAQAIMTTDTVPKTSSATVEINGVAVNLLGVAKGSGMIMPDMATMLCFVVTDAQIPFRVLHEIVKSGVEQSFNLITVDGDTSTNDTVLVMANGAAENPWIDEEKIDEENQESIGAFTEALHKIFKDLALQIVSDGEGTTKVVTIRVVGASSKEQAKTGAQTIANSSLVKTAFFGEDANWGRIIAALGRSGCQFQPDRVSIAFDDAVMVENGLGCGKEAEKKASKVLQQKEFTVTVDLRDGSESAEVFTTDLTCDYVNINADYRS, from the coding sequence ATGAAGGTTAAAGGGTTTACTGCTGCCGCTGTCCAGGCAGGTATTCGTTATCAGGATAGACTTGATCTCGGCCTGATTTATTCCGAGATTCCGGCCGTGACGGTCGGCATGTTTACAACAAATATTGTTCAGGCTGCTCCTGTTGTGCTGGGCAAAAAACGTCTGCTGAACGGCAAGGCACAGGCTGTGTTGGTAAACAGCGGGAATGCCAATGCCTGTACAGGTGAACAGGGCATGAAGGCGACATTGTACACAGGCTCCTTAGTCGCTAACGCCTTAGGGATTGATGAAGAATTGGTGCAGATTGCGTCTACAGGGGTCATTGGCGAGCAATTGAATATAGAGCCTTTTGTGCAGGCTGTGCCGAGACTTGTCGCTTCTTTAAAGGAAGACGGTTTTGATGATCTGGCCCAGGCAATCATGACCACGGATACAGTGCCTAAGACCTCTTCTGCCACTGTGGAGATTAACGGAGTTGCTGTGAATTTGCTGGGCGTTGCCAAAGGCTCCGGTATGATCATGCCGGATATGGCAACCATGCTTTGCTTTGTTGTGACGGATGCGCAGATACCTTTTCGCGTTCTGCATGAAATTGTCAAGTCAGGGGTGGAACAGTCCTTTAATCTGATTACTGTGGACGGGGATACCTCGACCAATGATACAGTGTTGGTTATGGCGAACGGTGCTGCGGAAAACCCTTGGATTGATGAAGAGAAGATTGATGAAGAGAATCAAGAGAGCATAGGGGCTTTTACAGAAGCGTTGCACAAGATATTCAAGGATCTTGCTTTACAAATCGTTTCAGACGGCGAAGGAACAACCAAGGTGGTAACTATTCGGGTGGTCGGTGCAAGCAGTAAGGAACAGGCCAAGACCGGTGCCCAAACCATTGCCAACTCCTCCTTGGTTAAGACAGCATTTTTCGGTGAAGATGCAAACTGGGGCCGGATTATTGCTGCGCTCGGTCGATCCGGATGTCAATTTCAGCCGGATCGTGTTTCTATAGCCTTTGATGATGCGGTAATGGTTGAAAATGGCCTTGGGTGCGGAAAGGAGGCAGAAAAAAAGGCCTCTAAGGTGTTGCAGCAAAAAGAATTTACCGTTACTGTCGACCTTAGGGACGGAAGTGAAAGCGCGGAAGTATTTACTACAGATTTAACTTGTGATTATGTGAATATTAATGCCGATTATCGATCCTGA
- a CDS encoding KamA family radical SAM protein: protein MTAWKNQLKNSLTSPEELSQILNCDPTEVAAVNSRYPLRISPYYLELIKRVGEPLFRQAVPDIRELEDPQGMLDPLGEESLSPAPNLVHKYPDRALFLVSSQCAMYCRFCTRKRKVGKASMQISQETLTAGLKYLRNTPQIREVLISGGDPLLLSDQHIEKILQRLREIRHIKVIRIGTRTPCTLPMRITPELVNMLRKYHPLYINTHFNHPAEITPQAQQACTLLADAGIPLGCQTVLLKGINDSLPVIQELLYKLLEIRVRPYYLMQADLTEGTAHFRTDIKTGLALMRGLIGTISGMAVPTYILDAPDGKGKIPLTPDYILSHQEDKLEFHNYQGIPCSYPFL, encoded by the coding sequence ATGACAGCCTGGAAAAATCAGCTCAAAAATTCTCTCACCAGCCCAGAAGAACTCTCACAGATCCTCAACTGTGATCCGACCGAGGTAGCAGCGGTGAACTCGCGCTATCCTCTGCGTATTTCCCCGTATTACCTTGAGTTGATCAAACGAGTCGGAGAACCGCTTTTTCGTCAGGCAGTACCGGATATCCGGGAATTGGAAGATCCTCAGGGAATGCTTGATCCTTTAGGTGAAGAATCTCTGAGCCCTGCGCCTAACTTGGTGCATAAATATCCTGACCGTGCCCTCTTCCTCGTGAGCAGTCAATGCGCCATGTACTGTCGTTTTTGCACTCGCAAGCGCAAGGTGGGCAAGGCATCTATGCAGATCAGTCAAGAGACGCTTACTGCTGGCCTGAAATATTTGCGCAATACCCCTCAAATTCGGGAAGTCCTGATATCAGGCGGGGATCCCCTCTTACTTTCTGATCAACATATTGAAAAAATCTTGCAGAGGCTCCGGGAGATCAGACATATCAAGGTGATCCGCATCGGCACGAGAACGCCGTGTACCCTGCCTATGCGGATTACGCCAGAACTGGTCAACATGCTACGGAAATATCATCCTCTCTATATCAATACCCATTTCAACCATCCAGCAGAAATTACCCCACAAGCACAACAGGCCTGTACCTTATTAGCAGACGCAGGCATCCCCCTGGGCTGTCAAACAGTGCTTCTGAAAGGAATCAATGATTCTCTACCGGTGATCCAGGAATTATTGTACAAGCTGTTAGAAATCAGGGTCAGGCCTTATTATCTCATGCAGGCAGACCTGACTGAAGGCACTGCTCATTTTCGTACCGATATCAAGACAGGGCTCGCTCTTATGCGCGGCCTTATAGGCACTATCTCTGGAATGGCTGTACCGACCTATATCCTTGATGCCCCTGATGGCAAAGGAAAAATACCGCTTACGCCGGATTATATTCTCTCGCATCAGGAAGATAAACTCGAATTCCATAACTATCAGGGAATTCCATGCTCCTATCCCTTTCTCTGA
- a CDS encoding ATP-binding protein → MTQNLQFSFKIFDVLPLYGILFDHDGTVITANKTFLNAIGLREKEIIGMSAEELEPYYVDLKKHLTELEAHGVRTVRGFLVKNDGTRVPVEHTFMHIAETEREIVASISYKIEGRTIGEERREAEKKIEAANQRKRQFVANINHEIRTPMNAIVGYAEMLAELDMGTQQRHYVETIRKNSAHLIAIINDIMELSKLETGNVRLLKSTVNLHSITEQVCDVFADQAKGKNLEFICQVDPDLPKYYIIDVNHCRQILTNLISNAVKYTDAGKITLSVSGEKKKAAWYMLTFSVLDTGRGMTVQEQNNILDLIAQQKESVTIHDGKCLGLTLSARLARIMGGDIFLESAKGKGTTFSFTLLASVTDEPTFQGVGSKQRQRKKEKRKKLPVILVVDDMPEMSHLVKIYFTGTAIRVLEASNREKCLEHAFNNSPDLILMDLNLAGTDGRDITRQLRDDPRTKQIPVIAMTGMMLEKKTYKPLFDDFLAKPFHLHELRSIVDKYIPMTLDTTVCAVDEPEDELSVKPAKPVKSVNIKNIRPLWTEGLDELYRQAEMSGSLDIASELGQKMQEQGLSAHSPDLLEMGKKMRQFALDLDIQGVDHLLAVLETIARKDR, encoded by the coding sequence GTGACTCAAAATTTACAGTTCTCATTTAAGATATTTGATGTTTTGCCCCTCTACGGGATACTGTTTGATCATGACGGTACGGTCATAACAGCGAACAAGACATTTCTCAATGCCATCGGACTGCGGGAAAAAGAGATAATAGGTATGTCAGCAGAGGAGCTGGAACCCTATTATGTTGATCTCAAAAAACATCTCACAGAACTGGAAGCGCATGGTGTCCGTACGGTTCGTGGTTTTCTGGTCAAAAATGATGGAACACGTGTTCCTGTCGAGCATACTTTTATGCATATTGCTGAAACAGAAAGGGAAATTGTTGCCAGCATAAGTTATAAGATTGAGGGGAGGACCATTGGCGAGGAACGACGTGAGGCCGAGAAAAAAATTGAAGCGGCTAACCAGCGAAAACGTCAGTTTGTCGCTAATATTAATCATGAGATCCGCACCCCGATGAATGCCATTGTGGGCTATGCGGAGATGCTCGCTGAATTAGATATGGGCACCCAGCAGCGGCATTATGTGGAGACTATTAGAAAAAATAGTGCTCACCTTATTGCTATTATCAATGATATCATGGAGCTTTCTAAGCTGGAGACCGGTAACGTACGGCTTCTCAAATCCACAGTCAACCTGCATAGTATCACGGAGCAGGTCTGCGATGTCTTTGCTGATCAGGCCAAGGGGAAAAATCTTGAATTTATCTGTCAGGTCGATCCTGATCTCCCGAAATACTATATAATTGATGTCAATCATTGCCGCCAGATCCTGACCAACCTTATCAGCAATGCTGTAAAGTATACAGACGCAGGGAAGATTACCCTGTCTGTCAGTGGTGAAAAGAAAAAAGCAGCATGGTATATGTTAACCTTCTCTGTGCTTGACACCGGGAGGGGGATGACTGTTCAGGAACAGAATAATATTCTTGACCTGATTGCTCAGCAGAAAGAAAGTGTCACCATTCATGACGGAAAATGTCTGGGCCTGACCCTCAGTGCCCGTCTTGCCCGCATCATGGGGGGAGACATCTTCCTGGAAAGTGCCAAAGGCAAAGGCACTACCTTCAGCTTTACTCTGTTGGCGTCGGTTACCGATGAACCTACTTTTCAGGGTGTTGGGTCGAAACAACGTCAGAGAAAAAAGGAAAAAAGGAAAAAACTTCCTGTTATCCTTGTGGTCGATGATATGCCAGAAATGTCCCATCTCGTTAAAATATACTTCACTGGCACCGCAATCAGGGTTCTTGAAGCGAGCAATCGTGAAAAGTGCCTGGAGCATGCCTTTAATAATAGTCCAGATCTGATCCTCATGGATCTTAATCTGGCCGGTACCGATGGTCGCGATATAACCCGGCAGCTGCGAGATGATCCGAGAACAAAGCAGATTCCCGTTATTGCCATGACCGGCATGATGCTGGAAAAAAAAACATACAAGCCACTTTTTGATGATTTTCTCGCCAAACCCTTTCACCTCCACGAATTACGTTCCATAGTGGATAAGTATATTCCAATGACCTTGGATACTACTGTTTGTGCCGTTGACGAGCCAGAAGATGAATTGTCTGTAAAGCCTGCAAAGCCTGTAAAGTCTGTAAATATCAAAAATATAAGACCATTATGGACCGAAGGACTTGACGAGCTGTATAGGCAGGCTGAGATGAGTGGCAGTCTGGATATTGCCTCGGAGCTTGGACAAAAAATGCAGGAGCAGGGGCTTAGTGCCCACTCACCGGACTTACTTGAAATGGGCAAAAAAATGCGACAATTTGCTCTTGATCTTGATATTCAAGGAGTGGATCATCTCTTGGCAGTCCTAGAGACTATAGCAAGGAAAGACAGATGA
- a CDS encoding YbdK family carboxylate-amine ligase, translating to MEQSRFTQTFNGSRAFTLGVELEFQLVDRSTLDLVPRVNSILEALVPEGSDRIAPEFLQSIIELQTGVCDTVHDVAADLSRFIHLVEDVAVNEDCYLYSTSLHPFADPSAQVLSKGERYQRIMDELQLVGRQFITQGMHVHVGMPDGDTAIKVCDIMQPYLPILLALSSSSPFFRGQDTGFQSYRTKLFEVLPLAGIVGYLGDWQGFTEEVTNLHAHQAIERLKDLWWDVRPSPGFGTVEVRICDLPCQFYSILGLTTAIQAFAAYLAETNLSSRPISLQLLKYNKWQAARHGLDGRFVDIYGLLGGSDLTLRQAADKLFQLLRPVTDRLHTTGYIRELYKILKQGTGADRQRRLAGGEKKKFKEMIISLRNDYWLREQ from the coding sequence ATGGAACAGAGCAGATTCACACAGACATTTAACGGCAGCCGGGCGTTTACCCTCGGTGTTGAGTTGGAATTTCAGCTTGTTGACCGCAGTACCCTGGATTTGGTGCCACGGGTCAATAGCATTTTGGAAGCCCTTGTTCCTGAGGGGAGCGACAGGATTGCTCCTGAGTTTCTCCAATCTATTATAGAGCTGCAAACCGGTGTCTGCGATACTGTTCATGATGTGGCTGCTGATCTCAGCCGATTCATTCATCTGGTTGAAGATGTGGCGGTGAACGAGGATTGCTATCTCTACTCGACAAGTCTCCACCCCTTTGCTGATCCGTCCGCCCAAGTGTTGAGTAAGGGAGAGCGGTATCAGCGAATTATGGATGAACTGCAACTGGTCGGGCGTCAGTTTATTACGCAAGGGATGCATGTTCATGTGGGCATGCCTGATGGCGACACCGCGATCAAGGTCTGTGATATTATGCAGCCCTATCTCCCCATTCTCCTGGCCCTGAGCAGTTCCTCGCCCTTTTTTCGCGGTCAAGATACCGGATTCCAGTCCTACAGGACCAAGCTGTTTGAAGTTCTTCCCCTAGCAGGTATTGTCGGCTATCTCGGAGATTGGCAGGGCTTTACGGAAGAGGTGACCAATCTGCATGCACATCAGGCTATTGAGCGGCTCAAGGATCTTTGGTGGGATGTCCGACCAAGTCCAGGATTCGGCACTGTGGAGGTTCGCATCTGCGACCTGCCGTGTCAGTTTTATTCCATCCTGGGTTTGACAACCGCTATTCAGGCTTTTGCAGCCTATCTTGCTGAAACCAATCTTTCTTCTCGACCGATCAGCTTGCAGCTGCTGAAGTATAATAAATGGCAGGCAGCCCGGCACGGGCTTGACGGACGTTTTGTCGATATCTACGGATTATTGGGCGGCTCTGATCTCACCTTGCGGCAGGCGGCAGATAAATTATTTCAACTTCTTCGTCCGGTCACTGATCGATTGCATACCACTGGCTATATCCGTGAGCTCTACAAAATTTTGAAACAGGGCACAGGAGCAGATCGACAACGCCGGTTGGCTGGAGGCGAAAAGAAAAAATTTAAAGAGATGATCATCAGCCTGAGAAATGATTATTGGCTGAGAGAGCAGTAA
- a CDS encoding shikimate kinase, whose translation MNNMADNIILIGFMGVGKGRTARALAEQTSRFTVDTDDLIESMVNLKIRNIFAEQGEAEFRRLEQKAADWLEYHVSGTVVSTGGGFFNVRNLNRLGKIVYLHSTVEDIYHSICNHPNAKKKIKKRPLLTDLKQAEKLFQERLPQYRQRADIEIAVNGKTSLERAEEIAGYLRE comes from the coding sequence ATGAACAATATGGCTGATAATATTATTCTGATAGGTTTTATGGGCGTTGGCAAGGGGAGAACAGCACGTGCTCTTGCCGAACAAACCAGTCGTTTTACTGTGGATACTGATGACCTGATCGAAAGCATGGTCAATCTGAAGATAAGGAATATCTTCGCTGAACAGGGTGAGGCAGAATTTCGTCGACTCGAACAGAAGGCAGCAGACTGGCTGGAATATCATGTCAGCGGAACGGTCGTGTCCACGGGTGGTGGTTTTTTTAACGTCCGGAATCTCAACAGATTAGGAAAGATTGTTTATCTGCACTCTACAGTGGAAGATATTTATCATTCCATCTGTAATCACCCAAATGCGAAAAAGAAAATAAAAAAACGCCCCTTGCTTACAGATTTGAAACAGGCTGAAAAATTATTCCAGGAACGCCTACCACAGTATCGTCAACGAGCTGATATAGAGATTGCGGTTAACGGAAAAACAAGTTTGGAGCGCGCCGAAGAAATAGCCGGTTATTTACGCGAGTAA
- a CDS encoding gamma-glutamyltransferase, with protein sequence MKMKKNKAVVAAGHEAVAEAAALILEADGNAFDAVVAAGFAGAVAEPMLTSLGGGGFALARTADHQEIFFDFFVDTPGLGLETSKLEPHFYPIDVDFSGSSQEFNIGLGSAAVPGTLKGLLHIHERLGRMPLQEVVEPAIKLAQGHELNQVQAYFIKILRPILEISQTGAELYEPGGRLIQVGETLVNPELANFLRHLPEEKGKDLYAGDLAARIDQDMRKGGGLLTAQDLAAYKVIERKPLRVQYHDHALLTAPDFGGSLIGLSLFLQEKAGDVAGPVQEWGSPEHLLRNLGLMREIERLRKLGISSPQALADFIVGQEVKASAERIRRFSRGTTHVSVADSMGNVASMTCSNGEGSGYFVLETGIMLNNMMGEDDLHPGGFHAEPPGQRVGSMMSPSVLLYDNEVKLVFGSGGSKRIRTALSQVLTQVVDFKRDLSEAVLAPRMYWDGDEEILQVEPGFSAEAMQALQEQVKVNLWEAPDLYFGGVHAVIPGVGGVGDPRRGGSVAVVEL encoded by the coding sequence ATGAAGATGAAGAAGAACAAAGCGGTTGTTGCCGCCGGTCATGAGGCCGTGGCCGAAGCAGCAGCTCTCATCCTGGAGGCGGACGGCAATGCCTTTGACGCAGTGGTTGCCGCCGGTTTTGCCGGTGCTGTTGCCGAGCCGATGCTGACCAGTCTGGGCGGGGGCGGATTTGCCTTAGCTCGTACTGCGGACCATCAGGAAATATTTTTTGACTTCTTTGTGGATACCCCGGGCCTCGGTCTGGAGACCTCCAAGCTGGAGCCGCATTTTTATCCCATTGATGTTGATTTTTCAGGATCAAGCCAGGAGTTTAACATCGGGCTCGGTTCTGCGGCGGTTCCCGGCACCTTGAAGGGCTTGCTGCATATTCACGAACGGTTAGGCCGTATGCCCTTGCAAGAGGTGGTGGAGCCTGCAATCAAGTTGGCGCAGGGCCATGAGCTGAACCAGGTGCAGGCTTATTTTATCAAGATTCTTCGCCCGATTCTGGAAATAAGCCAGACCGGGGCCGAACTGTATGAGCCCGGTGGACGTCTTATTCAGGTCGGCGAGACCTTGGTCAACCCTGAGCTTGCCAACTTTCTCCGCCATTTGCCCGAGGAAAAGGGCAAGGATTTGTATGCTGGTGATCTCGCAGCTCGTATTGACCAGGACATGCGTAAGGGCGGCGGTCTTCTCACGGCCCAAGATCTTGCTGCCTATAAGGTGATCGAGCGCAAGCCGCTACGGGTACAGTACCATGATCATGCTCTGTTAACAGCACCGGATTTCGGCGGTTCCTTGATTGGTTTGTCTCTGTTCTTGCAGGAGAAAGCAGGGGATGTTGCTGGGCCTGTTCAGGAGTGGGGTAGCCCTGAGCATCTGCTGAGGAACTTAGGGCTTATGCGCGAGATAGAGCGGCTACGAAAACTGGGCATCTCCAGCCCCCAGGCCTTGGCGGATTTTATCGTTGGTCAGGAAGTTAAAGCTAGTGCGGAACGAATTCGTCGATTCAGTCGTGGCACCACCCATGTCTCCGTTGCAGACAGCATGGGCAATGTCGCCTCCATGACCTGCTCCAACGGGGAAGGATCTGGTTATTTTGTGCTGGAAACCGGCATTATGCTCAATAATATGATGGGCGAGGATGATCTGCATCCGGGCGGTTTTCATGCTGAGCCACCGGGGCAACGGGTCGGGTCCATGATGTCGCCGTCCGTCCTGCTCTATGATAATGAGGTCAAATTGGTTTTCGGCAGCGGAGGCTCCAAGCGCATCCGAACGGCCCTGTCTCAGGTACTGACCCAGGTGGTTGATTTTAAGAGAGACCTCTCTGAAGCAGTCCTTGCCCCGAGGATGTACTGGGACGGGGATGAAGAAATTCTTCAGGTTGAACCCGGCTTCAGCGCGGAGGCAATGCAGGCCCTGCAAGAGCAGGTAAAAGTCAATTTATGGGAAGCACCGGATCTCTACTTCGGTGGGGTGCATGCGGTAATACCCGGTGTTGGTGGCGTTGGCGATCCCAGAAGAGGTGGATCAGTGGCCGTGGTGGAACTGTGA
- a CDS encoding M20 family metallopeptidase, whose translation MFTVHEKQEQRIREIRRALHRYPELSYQEKKTSALIAKELERLGIPYTAGLAGGTGIRAELGKGTGLCVALRADMDALPIHEETGLDFASQHSGVMHACGHDGHTAMLLGAAELLVQSTVLDEIGGRVVLLFQPAEEAGNGATAMIADNCLQDVDMIFCGHIDTHHPVGYLCVDQGLICSLADPFIIDICGKGGHAARPHEAIDAVVVGASLVLNIQTMVSRMINPAHPGVITVGRITAGSVHNVIAGKAVLEGTIRSTHPDTRTQIIRRMQDVVRGLEEMSKAEISFTLHQGLPAVVNDPISCALAREAAQEVVGIDRVISQGFPSLGGEDFSFYQEKIPGTMIRFGAATNQDNRPSHSGAFDFDEKVLSCGSRWLATVAVHALRYLQKS comes from the coding sequence TTGTTTACTGTACATGAGAAACAGGAGCAGAGAATTCGGGAGATCCGCCGGGCCTTGCATCGCTACCCGGAGCTGTCCTATCAAGAGAAAAAGACATCCGCCCTGATCGCAAAAGAGCTGGAGAGATTAGGGATACCTTATACAGCAGGATTAGCCGGAGGCACCGGCATCAGGGCTGAACTGGGAAAAGGTACTGGCCTTTGTGTGGCTCTGCGGGCTGATATGGATGCTTTGCCAATTCATGAAGAAACCGGGCTTGATTTTGCTTCGCAGCATTCCGGTGTGATGCATGCCTGCGGTCATGACGGGCACACGGCCATGCTGCTCGGTGCAGCGGAATTACTGGTCCAGAGTACTGTCCTTGATGAGATCGGGGGCAGGGTGGTCCTTCTTTTTCAGCCAGCGGAAGAGGCAGGTAATGGGGCTACGGCTATGATTGCCGACAACTGCCTGCAAGATGTTGATATGATCTTTTGTGGTCATATTGATACCCATCATCCGGTCGGTTATCTTTGTGTCGATCAAGGGCTTATCTGCTCCTTGGCAGACCCTTTCATTATTGACATCTGCGGCAAGGGCGGACATGCTGCAAGGCCTCACGAAGCTATTGATGCTGTTGTGGTTGGTGCGAGTTTGGTGCTGAATATCCAGACGATGGTGTCTCGAATGATTAATCCGGCCCATCCCGGAGTGATTACTGTCGGTCGGATTACAGCTGGATCGGTGCATAACGTCATTGCTGGTAAGGCTGTACTTGAAGGAACGATTCGCAGCACCCATCCAGATACAAGAACCCAGATCATCAGGAGGATGCAGGACGTAGTACGCGGGCTTGAGGAAATGAGCAAGGCCGAGATCAGTTTTACCCTCCACCAGGGCTTGCCTGCTGTGGTGAATGACCCGATTTCTTGCGCTCTTGCCCGAGAGGCTGCCCAAGAGGTCGTGGGTATTGATCGGGTAATTTCTCAAGGGTTTCCCAGCCTCGGGGGAGAAGATTTTTCTTTTTATCAGGAGAAAATTCCCGGAACCATGATTCGCTTCGGTGCTGCAACAAACCAGGATAACAGACCTTCCCATTCTGGTGCTTTTGATTTTGATGAAAAAGTTTTATCCTGCGGAAGCCGATGGCTGGCCACTGTTGCTGTTCATGCTTTGCGATACCTGCAAAAATCGTAG
- a CDS encoding response regulator, translated as MRSQPNKPLVFVVDDVRENIQIALSHLKGLDMDLEFAYATSGEQALARIRQRIPDLILMDVMMPGMNGFATIQELRKSPETLSTPVIFLTARSEPEDVAMGFELGGVDYITKPFHGVELRSRVRNHLELHSYRVSLEQKVLARTREATLLKDITILAMGELAEHRDANTGGHINRTRFFVKTLAEALFKKRKFRDILTREYIVLLYKTAPLHDIGKVAIRDSILLKEGRLTAEEFTEMKKHTIYGEEVIDKLSKMAGEPMAFLECARDMVGSHHEKYDGSGYPRGLVGVNIPLAGRIMAVADVYDALRTRRSYKKAFSHEETMYIMETEEGRGRHFDPDVYDALLSIEHEFARIAEENSKGIK; from the coding sequence ATGAGGTCTCAACCGAACAAACCTTTGGTTTTTGTTGTTGATGATGTTCGTGAGAATATCCAGATAGCTCTTTCTCATTTAAAAGGCCTGGATATGGATCTTGAATTTGCTTATGCCACTTCCGGTGAACAGGCTTTAGCCAGAATTAGGCAGAGGATACCTGATCTCATTCTGATGGATGTTATGATGCCGGGTATGAACGGTTTTGCAACCATACAGGAATTGCGTAAATCACCGGAGACCCTCTCGACCCCTGTCATTTTTTTGACGGCGAGATCCGAACCGGAAGATGTGGCAATGGGTTTTGAGCTCGGTGGAGTAGATTATATCACCAAGCCTTTTCACGGGGTTGAATTGCGTTCCAGAGTGCGCAACCATCTTGAACTGCACAGCTACAGGGTCAGTTTAGAACAAAAGGTTCTTGCTCGAACCAGAGAGGCAACGCTTCTTAAAGATATCACAATATTGGCTATGGGTGAATTGGCTGAACATCGGGATGCCAATACAGGCGGCCATATCAACCGTACCCGTTTTTTTGTTAAGACATTAGCCGAAGCCCTGTTTAAAAAGCGAAAGTTCCGCGATATTCTTACTCGGGAATATATTGTTCTTCTCTATAAAACAGCACCGCTTCATGACATAGGTAAGGTGGCAATTCGAGATTCAATTCTGCTCAAGGAAGGTCGTCTCACAGCTGAAGAGTTTACAGAAATGAAAAAGCATACCATTTACGGAGAAGAAGTCATTGATAAGCTGTCAAAAATGGCCGGAGAGCCTATGGCTTTTTTGGAATGCGCCAGAGATATGGTGGGCAGCCATCATGAAAAGTATGACGGCAGCGGTTATCCCAGAGGGCTGGTGGGTGTGAATATTCCTTTAGCAGGCCGGATTATGGCTGTAGCAGATGTCTATGATGCTTTAAGGACAAGGAGATCCTACAAAAAAGCCTTTAGCCATGAAGAGACTATGTATATTATGGAAACAGAAGAGGGGCGCGGCAGACATTTTGATCCAGATGTGTACGATGCTCTTCTTTCTATAGAGCATGAGTTTGCCCGCATTGCTGAAGAAAACAGTAAGGGGATAAAATGA